One region of Flavobacterium sp. GSB-24 genomic DNA includes:
- a CDS encoding regulatory protein RecX, with product MKNPTKCTFTIKEALQKLEHFCAYQERCHDEVVAKLYSLKMTSDEVNSIVVQLIEGNFLNETRFACSFARGKHRIKHWGKIRITNELKARHISATNITLALKEISPEEYFETFENLAERSWNNISEGNLLKKRKKFCDYMLRRGYESNLVYEKVKELEEN from the coding sequence ATGAAAAACCCGACGAAGTGTACTTTTACTATCAAAGAAGCTTTACAAAAACTAGAGCATTTTTGTGCTTATCAAGAACGTTGTCATGATGAAGTTGTTGCTAAATTGTACAGCTTAAAAATGACTTCTGATGAAGTTAACAGTATTGTCGTACAATTAATTGAAGGAAACTTTCTTAATGAAACTCGTTTTGCCTGCAGCTTTGCTCGTGGTAAGCATCGTATTAAACATTGGGGAAAGATTAGGATTACAAACGAATTGAAAGCAAGACATATTTCGGCAACAAATATCACATTGGCTTTGAAGGAAATTTCTCCAGAAGAATATTTTGAAACTTTTGAAAATCTAGCCGAAAGATCTTGGAATAATATATCAGAAGGTAATCTTTTAAAAAAACGCAAAAAATTTTGTGATTATATGCTTCGAAGAGGATATGAAAGTAATTTGGTTTACGAAAAAGTAAAAGAATTGGAAGAAAATTAG
- a CDS encoding T9SS sorting signal type C domain-containing protein, whose amino-acid sequence MSTKKLLNFRSLSLKKTIIFFFLISLKITGQSNTITRIHTDWNKTGTGYWTSNAATGVGNRPDNVNNLLAFEWRGQTFSTGVEDNKLNTNSVSYNAQNFRALKIQTLGANTSTYFLQGSMIDGSATGTTLIPPLAGAVSTGSERASRLTDGKNGLSLGTGIANIPNGTAEFKIGTNNLNLVGINDNIPDLLVTQVAEPGGTGTEDIFKFVDAAGNTVGNQISVSFNSVSVIGTYSLDLFRATDGVTAFTPAATRDIRMLGIETSSFGITSANAAQVDRFVVVFSGSSDCAFIAFNTKSLKIADLSMIKKATLSSCGKAGDVITYNFDIKNTGQVPITNISVSDPMPGMVFSSNLISSLAVDQTATITATYTVTPADVAAGRIVNSATVTGTDPSLNTVTDISGDDYNNNNATITILLAPPTISAVHPVTCASLGSIDLTNLPASGTWQITQTGTASATYSGTGSTFTVPNLAVGSYSFRVNTGSCNSPATSNINVGEDSSTTWNGSSWSTGLPGLNRRAIIASTTPNQPFTTNTTICSLIVNSGAFVTIPSGVTLTITNSVTTNGQLIFENNSSLVQTTNAVNTGDIVYKRATSVRRYDLTYWSTPVTKPGFTLYNLSPDTLGDKFSYYDPNAAAWMINYNGTMVMEIGKSYNVRAPQYFDINTPSIFTAVFTGVPNNGDISVNTVSGKWNLIGNPFPSAIDADQLMAENPNLGSLYFWGHNALPTQSVPGDNKFYYSNDFTAYNATGTAGGDGLPFDGYIAAAQGFFAKPAAGTIIFNNHIRRPGNNTQFYKTSESTVEKNRLWLNMTHADGILKQALVGYVQGATNTIDVNYDAVTMGANAYIDFYSISESKKLTIQGRALPFDTSDLVPLGYKALIEGDFTIAIDHADGFFDTQAVYLEDKTTGKITDLRKENYTFKTAIGTFTDRFVLRYTSKTLGTDDFENISDGILVSVKNKVVRISSKEALKEVKIFDIGAQLLYSKNRVNSSELQISNLNSSDQALLVKITLENGHTFTKKIIYSNL is encoded by the coding sequence ATGAGCACAAAAAAGCTATTGAATTTCCGTTCTTTATCATTAAAAAAAACAATTATTTTCTTTTTTCTGATATCATTAAAAATTACAGGCCAAAGTAATACAATAACCAGAATTCATACTGACTGGAATAAAACAGGAACTGGTTACTGGACATCAAATGCAGCCACAGGCGTAGGAAATCGTCCTGACAATGTCAATAATTTATTAGCATTTGAATGGAGAGGCCAAACTTTCTCGACAGGTGTAGAGGATAATAAATTAAACACAAATTCTGTTTCTTATAATGCGCAAAACTTTAGAGCTTTAAAAATTCAAACTTTAGGAGCAAACACAAGCACCTATTTTTTACAAGGATCGATGATAGATGGCTCAGCAACGGGAACCACCTTAATTCCACCATTAGCAGGAGCTGTATCAACTGGAAGCGAAAGGGCTTCAAGACTTACAGATGGCAAGAATGGATTAAGCTTAGGAACTGGAATCGCCAACATTCCAAATGGTACTGCGGAATTTAAAATCGGAACAAACAATTTAAATTTAGTAGGTATAAATGACAATATTCCAGATTTACTCGTTACCCAAGTTGCCGAACCAGGAGGAACAGGAACTGAAGATATATTTAAATTTGTTGATGCAGCAGGAAACACTGTAGGTAATCAAATATCCGTTAGTTTTAATTCTGTTTCGGTTATTGGAACTTACAGTTTAGATTTATTTAGAGCGACAGATGGCGTAACGGCTTTTACACCAGCAGCTACAAGAGACATTAGAATGCTGGGAATCGAGACTAGTTCTTTTGGCATCACTTCTGCAAATGCGGCTCAGGTTGATCGTTTTGTAGTAGTTTTTTCAGGAAGCTCAGATTGTGCTTTTATAGCTTTCAATACAAAATCTTTAAAAATTGCAGATTTGAGTATGATTAAAAAAGCAACATTATCATCATGTGGTAAAGCAGGCGACGTCATCACTTACAATTTTGATATAAAAAACACAGGACAAGTTCCAATTACAAATATCAGTGTTTCTGACCCGATGCCTGGAATGGTGTTTTCAAGTAATCTAATTTCTTCTTTAGCTGTCGATCAAACAGCAACAATAACAGCAACTTACACAGTTACACCAGCAGATGTTGCTGCAGGAAGAATTGTTAATTCTGCTACAGTTACAGGAACTGATCCATCTTTAAATACTGTCACAGATATTTCTGGAGATGATTACAACAATAATAATGCAACAATTACCATCCTGCTTGCACCTCCAACAATTAGTGCGGTACATCCTGTTACCTGTGCAAGCTTAGGAAGTATTGATTTAACAAATTTACCTGCTTCAGGAACTTGGCAGATTACACAGACAGGAACTGCTTCTGCTACTTATAGTGGCACTGGATCTACGTTTACTGTACCAAATTTAGCAGTGGGCTCATATTCTTTTAGAGTAAATACTGGAAGCTGTAATTCCCCAGCGACATCTAATATAAATGTCGGAGAAGATTCTTCAACAACATGGAATGGGTCGAGCTGGTCAACAGGACTTCCAGGTCTAAATAGGAGAGCCATAATTGCTTCAACAACTCCAAATCAGCCATTTACAACCAACACCACTATTTGTTCCTTAATTGTCAATTCAGGAGCTTTTGTAACTATTCCAAGCGGAGTGACTCTGACCATTACTAATTCGGTTACCACAAACGGCCAGTTAATTTTTGAGAATAACTCAAGTTTAGTACAGACTACAAATGCAGTAAATACAGGAGATATTGTATACAAAAGAGCAACTTCTGTACGCCGATATGATTTAACGTATTGGTCAACTCCGGTTACAAAGCCTGGTTTTACACTTTATAATCTTTCGCCGGATACTTTGGGAGATAAGTTTTCTTATTATGATCCCAATGCAGCTGCATGGATGATCAATTATAACGGGACTATGGTGATGGAAATCGGTAAAAGTTATAACGTAAGAGCTCCCCAGTATTTTGATATTAATACACCGTCGATCTTTACTGCAGTATTTACAGGAGTTCCCAATAATGGGGATATATCTGTGAATACAGTATCGGGAAAGTGGAATTTAATTGGAAATCCTTTCCCTTCTGCCATAGATGCTGACCAGTTAATGGCTGAGAATCCAAATTTAGGGTCGCTGTATTTCTGGGGGCATAATGCACTTCCAACACAGTCTGTTCCTGGTGACAATAAATTTTATTACAGTAATGATTTTACAGCTTATAACGCAACAGGAACTGCTGGGGGAGACGGACTTCCTTTTGACGGCTATATTGCCGCAGCGCAGGGATTTTTTGCAAAACCTGCTGCGGGGACAATAATCTTTAACAACCATATCCGCAGACCCGGCAATAATACCCAGTTTTACAAAACATCAGAATCAACTGTTGAGAAAAATCGTTTATGGCTGAATATGACCCACGCAGACGGCATTCTTAAACAAGCACTTGTCGGTTATGTCCAGGGAGCAACAAATACAATAGATGTAAACTACGATGCCGTAACAATGGGTGCCAACGCATATATCGATTTTTACAGCATCAGCGAATCTAAAAAACTAACCATTCAGGGACGTGCACTGCCTTTTGACACCAGCGATCTGGTGCCTTTAGGATATAAAGCTTTAATTGAAGGTGATTTTACCATTGCAATTGACCATGCAGACGGATTCTTTGATACCCAGGCTGTTTATTTAGAAGATAAAACAACAGGAAAAATAACAGATCTTCGCAAAGAAAATTATACTTTTAAAACTGCAATTGGAACATTTACAGACCGTTTTGTCCTTCGTTATACTTCTAAAACATTAGGAACGGATGACTTTGAAAATATTTCAGATGGAATTTTAGTCTCAGTTAAAAATAAAGTAGTTAGAATTTCTTCAAAAGAAGCACTAAAAGAAGTAAAGATTTTCGATATTGGAGCGCAACTATTATATAGCAAAAACAGAGTAAATTCATCAGAATTACAAATTTCAAACTTAAATTCAAGTGATCAAGCTTTATTAGTCAAAATAACTTTAGAAAACGGGCATACTTTTACTAAGAAAATTATTTATAGTAATTTATAG
- a CDS encoding T9SS sorting signal type C domain-containing protein: MKKTLLLFLLLPFLGFTQLNGDYVISSTNSDPNFKTLLAAVTRLNNVGINGPVRFLLDENQTLSSQLTIASFANISANTVTIKPNNGKDIVISANIANGAVIAFNNGDNVIIDGNNTVSDNKLKIYNTFSDASNSYTNRAGIWFYNGSDNNKIQNLKIELNIVGIEVGVLSTGIIAGGSSLNSDGNNLNNTIQNVTFTKVKQAIIVRGQNVSNTGWKFLNNQISSTDNNTKAFLGIYILNASNYTVSGNTINGIRLPSNLGGNSNHSGLYIENANSGVVTQNILSNIESNIGNGSGYGIYVKGNNTSIGQNIVSSLYTNSTNTGAFGIKVEGNDATIFGNKINSVTCNQGKTTAGIYTSGNNQLLYNNFVLDINCAGGGDPSSQDGFGIYINSGSNIKIYNNSVKLTTNQSSGSSAALYVRDGSGFDIRNNIFVNSQTSGSTRFAIYFETSDISKFPTLDYNDYYSTQYLGSFGNYYNGGNQKSTLAAWRTTTTKDTNSKNENPVFISSLYLDPNNAINKTLIGTTIASVTTDIDNNARLKPYMGANELVTCVTPGDQTTFGNESWIGYVYKWTGNTAPNPATPTTTPDTSIATYIGTVTENKNFDRNVAEGAVSGVTTNIPCETAPTDRFFVRYKMTANITEAGSYNFMLGSDDGIRLYIDGTKVLERWNQHSYTVDSVLQNLTAGTHQFVLEYFEFDGSSRVAISFGLIKGDPTVYGDKVWNVYGYVKNDLNLANTVYAGNYVDPNLNVDSKTYWGVTKSPSAATIWQGAPMPDDNFTVSFKRRGFPCGQYQIQLVNSDDATQIYIDGNLVFTQSGYTNTATIINNPTTYALNSNSRVEIRLREDGGNANVAVNFLRVTTPYNGTGTPATNSSIVINSNTTLSSDVTVCSCTVNPNYTLTVPKDITLTVDEDITVGTGGKILVQDGGSLLQTSTSKTMFTGNTTAFEMQRKINARRYDLTYWSTPVNNPSFTLHDLSPDTLGDKYSYYDPIAGWTINYNGTMVMEPGKGYNVRAPQYYDIDTPSDFTAKFFGTPNNGDVSVTVTSGKWNLIGNPYPSAVDAKQFISNNNTGALYFWTHQTPPAKINGSNSYSYGSADFAAFTMLGGTRAASGGVEPSGYIAAGQSFFAKPSVSSVTFKNNYRINAKNTQFFKTNAKSSSNEQNRLWLNLSNTADAFKQLLIGYAEGATNSIDTNFDAVTIAGNTFVDFYSINESKKLTVQGRALPFDNSDIVPLGYKTTVATNFTISIDHADGLFDDQAVYLEDKTTGTITDLRKSNYSFDSAIGTFTDRFVLRYTSKTLGTDDFENSESGVLVSVQSKVIKVNSTTENIKEVQIYNIGGQLIYTKNKIDLNEFQISNLQSGNQVLLAKVILDNDHTVTKKIIFN, from the coding sequence ATGAAAAAAACTTTACTTTTATTTTTATTGTTGCCTTTTTTAGGATTTACCCAACTAAATGGTGATTATGTAATTAGTTCTACCAATTCAGATCCGAACTTTAAAACTCTTTTAGCAGCAGTTACTAGATTGAATAATGTGGGGATTAATGGACCTGTGCGATTTTTATTAGATGAAAATCAAACCTTATCATCTCAACTTACAATAGCTTCATTTGCAAATATTAGCGCAAATACAGTTACTATAAAACCAAACAATGGGAAAGATATTGTAATATCAGCAAATATCGCAAATGGAGCAGTAATTGCTTTCAACAATGGAGACAATGTAATCATTGATGGAAACAATACAGTTTCTGACAATAAATTAAAAATCTATAATACTTTTAGCGATGCCTCAAACAGCTACACCAACCGAGCGGGCATTTGGTTTTATAATGGATCCGATAATAACAAAATCCAAAATTTAAAAATAGAATTAAACATTGTAGGAATTGAAGTAGGCGTTTTGTCAACTGGAATTATAGCTGGTGGAAGTTCATTAAACAGTGACGGAAATAATCTAAATAATACGATTCAAAATGTAACTTTTACTAAAGTTAAACAGGCTATAATTGTAAGAGGACAAAATGTATCTAATACTGGATGGAAGTTTTTAAACAATCAAATTTCATCAACAGATAACAATACTAAAGCATTTTTAGGTATATATATTTTAAATGCTTCCAACTATACTGTTAGCGGAAACACTATTAATGGAATTAGATTACCATCAAATTTAGGAGGTAATTCAAATCATTCTGGACTTTATATTGAAAATGCAAACTCTGGAGTAGTTACACAAAACATTTTGTCAAATATTGAAAGCAATATTGGTAATGGCTCAGGTTATGGAATTTATGTTAAAGGGAATAATACATCTATTGGTCAAAATATAGTTTCAAGTTTATATACCAACTCAACTAATACAGGAGCGTTTGGAATAAAAGTAGAAGGAAATGACGCGACAATCTTTGGTAATAAAATTAACTCTGTAACTTGCAATCAAGGTAAGACGACTGCTGGAATTTATACCTCTGGAAATAATCAGCTATTATACAATAATTTTGTATTAGATATTAACTGCGCTGGAGGTGGTGACCCAAGTTCTCAAGATGGCTTTGGAATTTACATAAATAGTGGTTCAAATATCAAAATATATAATAATAGTGTTAAACTAACTACTAATCAATCTTCAGGATCTTCTGCTGCTTTGTATGTACGAGATGGATCAGGTTTTGACATTAGAAATAACATTTTCGTAAATTCACAGACCTCTGGTAGCACACGTTTTGCAATTTATTTTGAAACATCTGATATATCTAAATTCCCAACTTTGGATTATAATGATTACTACAGCACACAATATTTAGGCTCATTTGGAAACTACTACAACGGAGGGAATCAAAAAAGCACTCTTGCAGCTTGGAGAACTACAACCACTAAAGATACCAATTCTAAAAATGAGAATCCTGTATTTATAAGCAGTCTATATTTAGATCCAAATAATGCAATAAACAAAACTTTAATAGGAACTACAATTGCATCTGTAACTACTGACATTGACAATAATGCGAGGTTAAAACCTTATATGGGAGCAAATGAACTAGTAACTTGTGTAACACCTGGTGATCAAACAACTTTTGGCAATGAGTCTTGGATTGGATATGTTTACAAATGGACAGGAAATACTGCTCCAAATCCAGCAACTCCAACTACTACACCAGACACCAGCATAGCAACTTATATTGGAACAGTAACAGAAAATAAAAATTTTGATAGAAATGTTGCAGAAGGGGCCGTTAGTGGCGTTACAACTAATATCCCTTGTGAAACAGCACCAACTGACAGGTTTTTTGTTCGATACAAAATGACTGCAAATATAACTGAAGCTGGTAGTTATAACTTCATGCTTGGAAGTGATGACGGTATTAGACTTTATATAGATGGAACAAAAGTTTTGGAACGATGGAATCAGCATAGTTACACTGTAGATTCTGTTTTACAAAATTTGACTGCTGGTACACATCAATTTGTTCTTGAATATTTTGAATTTGATGGTTCATCTAGAGTTGCTATATCATTTGGTTTAATAAAAGGAGACCCAACAGTTTATGGAGATAAAGTTTGGAATGTTTACGGTTACGTTAAAAATGATCTAAACCTTGCAAATACAGTGTATGCAGGAAATTATGTAGATCCAAACTTAAACGTTGACTCAAAAACTTACTGGGGTGTTACCAAATCGCCTTCTGCAGCAACAATTTGGCAGGGAGCACCAATGCCAGATGATAATTTTACAGTTTCATTTAAACGCCGCGGTTTTCCTTGTGGTCAATATCAAATACAACTTGTAAATTCTGATGATGCAACTCAAATATATATTGATGGTAATTTAGTATTTACTCAGTCTGGATATACCAATACTGCTACTATAATTAATAATCCAACTACTTATGCATTAAATAGTAATTCTCGTGTAGAAATTCGTTTAAGAGAAGATGGTGGAAATGCTAATGTTGCTGTAAATTTCCTAAGAGTAACTACACCCTACAACGGAACAGGTACTCCTGCAACGAACAGTTCAATAGTTATCAATTCAAACACAACATTAAGTTCAGATGTTACAGTTTGTTCTTGTACTGTCAACCCAAATTATACTTTAACAGTCCCAAAAGACATTACGTTAACAGTTGATGAAGATATAACCGTAGGAACGGGAGGAAAAATACTTGTACAAGATGGTGGGTCATTGCTTCAAACCAGCACAAGTAAAACTATGTTTACAGGAAATACTACCGCTTTTGAAATGCAGAGAAAAATTAATGCTCGTCGTTACGACTTAACTTATTGGTCAACACCTGTAAATAATCCAAGCTTTACCTTACATGATTTATCACCAGACACATTAGGAGATAAGTATTCTTATTATGACCCTATCGCCGGGTGGACTATTAATTATAATGGAACAATGGTTATGGAGCCTGGAAAAGGATATAATGTAAGAGCACCGCAGTATTATGACATTGACACACCCTCAGATTTTACAGCAAAATTCTTCGGAACACCTAACAATGGGGACGTTTCAGTTACTGTTACAAGTGGAAAATGGAATCTTATAGGAAATCCATATCCATCAGCTGTAGATGCAAAACAATTTATTTCAAACAATAATACAGGAGCCTTATATTTCTGGACTCATCAGACACCACCTGCTAAAATAAACGGAAGTAACTCTTATTCATATGGTAGTGCCGATTTTGCAGCATTTACTATGCTGGGAGGAACGAGAGCAGCTTCAGGAGGTGTTGAGCCATCTGGATATATAGCCGCTGGGCAGTCATTTTTTGCAAAACCAAGTGTGAGCTCAGTTACATTTAAAAACAATTATAGAATTAACGCAAAGAATACACAATTTTTTAAAACAAATGCTAAATCAAGCTCAAATGAGCAAAATCGTCTATGGTTAAATTTGAGCAATACTGCAGATGCATTTAAACAATTATTAATTGGATACGCAGAAGGAGCTACAAATAGCATAGATACTAACTTTGATGCTGTAACTATTGCTGGAAATACATTTGTAGATTTTTACAGTATTAATGAATCTAAAAAACTAACAGTTCAAGGTAGAGCATTACCGTTTGATAATTCAGATATAGTTCCTCTTGGTTATAAAACCACAGTTGCAACAAATTTCACAATTTCAATTGATCATGCAGATGGATTATTTGACGATCAGGCAGTTTACTTAGAAGATAAAACTACCGGAACTATAACAGACTTGCGTAAATCGAATTATTCTTTTGATTCTGCTATAGGAACTTTTACAGACCGTTTTGTGCTTCGTTATACTTCTAAAACTTTAGGAACAGATGATTTTGAAAATTCAGAAAGCGGGGTTTTAGTTTCTGTACAATCAAAAGTTATAAAAGTAAATTCTACTACTGAAAATATAAAAGAAGTACAGATTTATAATATTGGAGGTCAATTAATTTATACTAAAAACAAAATTGATTTGAATGAATTCCAGATATCAAATTTACAGTCTGGCAATCAAGTTTTATTAGCTAAAGTTATTTTAGATAATGACCATACAGTCACGAAAAAGATAATTTTTAATTAA